From a region of the Mercurialis annua linkage group LG1-X, ddMerAnnu1.2, whole genome shotgun sequence genome:
- the LOC126665916 gene encoding dof zinc finger protein DOF3.4-like, which yields MPSESDALMKHPIGQQNNTPGPQRLHHPLPNLHESLLCPRCNSVNTKFCYYNNYNMSQPRHFCKDCRRYWTHGGALRNVPVGGGTRKNSKRPRSSSSSTTTSTTSSSSTTNTGNSTRSSLTPTTADQPDQSSAPTTGDHPDQSSAPIPAVPHRTVFPGKTDSLLDSLNLIKNINSAHLSQNGNFFPVFNPQVQGHGFMGMVGYGSGGYGYGFCDVGRGNNWVFPGMSYVNDGGAFAGSVSGSGAGTGIGSAVEDGTCLGWQQMGITNVNGGGLVAGDNCVTWPGLGISPPGKGSK from the coding sequence ATGCCGTCTGAATCGGATGCATTGATGAAGCACCCAATTGGACAGCAAAACAACACTCCTGGTCCACAAAGACTTCACCACCCACTTCCAAATCTTCACGAGTCACTCCTTTGCCCACGGTGCAATTCCGTGAACACCAAGTTTTGCTACTACAACAACTACAACATGTCTCAACCGCGCCATTTCTGCAAGGACTGTAGACGTTACTGGACTCACGGCGGCGCTCTTCGTAACGTCCCTGTTGGCGGCGGAACGCGCAAGAATTCTAAACGTCCTCGCTCCTCTTCTTCCTCCACCACCACTTCTACtacttcatcttcttcaactACTAATACTGGTAACTCTACTCGCTCGTCTCTGACTCCAACTACCGCTGATCAGCCTGATCAATCTTCCGCTCCAACTACTGGTGATCACCCTGATCAATCTTCTGCTCCAATTCCTGCTGTTCCTCATCGAACTGTCTTTCCGGGGAAAACTGATAGCTTGTTGGACAGTTTGAATCTGATTAAGAATATTAACTCTGCTCATCTGAGCCAAAATGGAAACTTTTTTCCGGTTTTCAACCCTCAGGTTCAGGGTCATGGGTTTATGGGTATGGTCGGATATGGTTCGGGTGGTTACGGGTACGGGTTCTGCGATGTCGGAAGAGGAAACAATTGGGTATTTCCAGGAATGAGCTATGTTAACGATGGTGGTGCTTTTGCTGGTTCTGTTTCTGGTTCTGGTGCCGGTACTGGTATTGGCAGTGCTGTAGAAGATGGTACTTGTTTAGGGTGGCAGCAAATGGGGATAACTAATGTTAACGGAGGAGGATTGGTAGCCGGAGATAATTGCGTAACTTGGCCTGGTCTTGGAATTTCTCCACCGGGAAAAGGTTCCAAATGA
- the LOC126665915 gene encoding ent-kaurene oxidase, chloroplastic-like, whose amino-acid sequence MDAVATTVLPSLQAMPYATPAAVGGLFFSVFVMKQFINNRKKTHAKLPHVPEVPGWPVIGNLLQLKEKKPHKTFMNWADTYGPIYSIRTGASTVIVLNSTDVAKEAMVTRYSSISTRKLSKALTVLTQNKCMVATSDYDEFHKMVKRHLLTNVLGANAQRRHRHHRDTLVENISTLFHSHAKKNPQRAVNFREIFESELFGLAMKEALGTDVESIYVDELGITLSRDEIVHALVHDPMEGAIDVDWRDFFPYFKWIPNKRWEAKIQQMHYRRQAVMNALIKQEKQRIASGKEVNCYLDYLLSESTLTEQQISMLIWETIIETADTTMVTTEWAIYELARNPNYQDALYRQIKNVCGSEKIKEEHLSQIPYLNAVFHETIRKYSPAPVIPLRFAHEDTEIGGYIVPAGSEIAVNIYGCNMDKKRWVNPEEWNPERFLNGKFDAMDLHKTMAFGAGKRACAGALQASLIASTSIGRLVQEFEWSLKDGEEENVDIVGLTTRKLHPLHTIIKARRQ is encoded by the exons ATGGATGCCGTCGCCACCACTGTCCTTCCGAGTTTGCAAGCAATGCCTTACGCCACTCCGGCAGCTGTGGGTGGTCTGTTCTTCTCTGTtttcgttatgaaacaattcataAACAATCGAAAGAAAACGCATGCAAAGCTTCCTCATGTACCAG AGGTACCAGGGTGGCCGGTGATCGGGAATTTGCTGCAACTCAAAGAGAAAAAACCCCATAAGACTTTCATGAACTGGGCTGATACTTATGGACCAATTTATTCAATCAGAACTGGGGCTTCTACTGTTATTGTTCTTAATTCTACTGATGTTGCTAAAGAG GCCATGGTGACGAGATACTCGTCCATTTCAACCAGAAAACTATCAAAAGCTTTGACTGTACTTACTCAAAATAAATGTATGGTGGCAACGAGTGATTATGACGAGTTTCACAAGATGGTGAAAAGACATTTACTTACAAATGTTTTGGGTGCAAATGCTCAG AGACGACACCGCCATCACAGGGACACCCtggttgaaaatatttcaacccTATTTCACAGTCATGCAAAGAAAAATCCTCAGCGAGCTGTGAATTTCAGGGAGATATTTGAGTCTGAACTCTTTGGATTAGCAATGAAAGAA GCATTGGGAACTGATGTCGAATCCATTTATGTTGATGAACTCGGGATCACTCTGTCAAGGGACGAGATTGTTCATGCCTTGGTACATGATCCAATGGAAGGTGCAATTGATGTGGACTGGAGAGATTTTTTCCCTTATTTCAAATGGATTCCGAATAAAAGATGGGAAGCAAAAATCCAGCAAATGCATTATCGCAGGCAGGCAGTGATGAATGCTCTCATCAAGCAGGAGAAGCAAAGAATAGCTTCAGGAAAG GAGGTGAATTGTTATCTGGACTACTTATTATCTGAAAGCACACTTACAGAACAACAAATAAGTATGTTAATTTGGGAGACAATTATTGAGACAGCAGATACAACTATGGTCACTACAGAATGGGCTATTTATGAACTTGCCAGGAATCCAAATTATCAG GATGCGCTCTATCGCCAAATCAAAAATGTATGTGGGTCGGAAAAGATCAAAGAGGAGCATCTGTCTCAAATACCATACTTGAATGCTGTTTTCCATGAAACTATTAGGAAATACAGTCCAGCTCCGGTTATACCTTTGCGATTCGCACATGAAGATACAGAAATTGGGGGCTATATTGTTCCTGCGGGAAGTGAG ATTGCTGTTAATATTTACGGATGCAACATGGACAAGAAGCGATGGGTGAATCCTGAAGAGTGGAATCCTGAGAGATTCCTCAATGGAAAATTTGATGCCATGGACTTACATAAGACAATGGCTTTTGGAGCTGGAAAAAGGGCGTGTGCAGGTGCTCTTCAGGCATCATTGATAGCAAGTACATCAATTGGAAGACTAGTGCAAGAATTTGAGTGGAGTCTGAAAGATGGAGAGGAAGAAAATGTTGATATAGTTGGACTCACGACTCGCAAGCTTCATCCATTGCATACCATTATAAAAGCGAGAAGACAATGA
- the LOC126663858 gene encoding uncharacterized protein LOC126663858 — protein sequence MAIAGDVARVTTLPIDLAHYKTYKPENLLAAVSSLCLQAAQMSYLADQNVNKSEVDLLLAKDLLLSERAKLRDVEKRAAEAESRASEGASLVANLENRLKESEDRRAEDLGVLESLRKDVGRLETEKVAEKEDFSKQLADITRRNELASKGLRDTVDDQKKKLEEANNRARDAEAKVAQAATREEDMYEDFRRMLYVGEIQVGEYVRSRFGADTDVSSFKLDAVELHRRAKELPEDYDVQADIDEYLADDQDQGPV from the exons ATGGCCATTGCAGGGGATGTGGCCCGGGTGACCACGTTGCCCATAGACCTGGCGCATTACAAGACGTATAAGCCCGAGAATCTTCTGGCTGCGGTCTCCTCTCTTTGCCTTCAG GCGGCTCAGATGTCCTATCTGGCGGACCAGAACGTCAACAAAAGCGAGGTGGACCTCCTTCTGGCTAAGGATCTACTGCTGTCGGAGAGGGCTAAACTCCGGGATGTTGAGAAGCGAGCTGCCGAAGCAGAGAGCAGAGCCTCCGAAGGAGCTTCCTTGGTGGCCAACTTGGAAAACCGTTTGAAGGAATCCGAGGACCGGCGGGCAGAGGACTTGGGGGTTTTGGAGTCCCTGCGAAAGGATGTTGGTCGTCTGGAGACCGAGAAGGTGGCTGAAAAGGAGGACTTTTCCAAGCAGCTTGCCGACATAACCCGCCGGAACGAGCTAGCAAGCAAAGGTCTCCGGGACACTGTGGACGACCAGAAGAAAAAACTGGAGGAGGCCAACAATCGGGCGAGGGATGCTGAGGCTAAGGTTGCCCAAGCGGCTACTCGGGAGGAGGATATGTACGAGGACTTCCGACGAATGCTGTATGTCGGGGAGATCCAGGTTGGGGAGTATGTAAGAAGTCGGTTCGGGGCTGATACCGATGTGTCAAGTTTCAAGTTGGATGCCGTGGAATTACATCGCCGGGCCAAAGAGCTGCCCGAAGATTACGATGTGCAAGCAGACATCGATGAATACCTGGCTGACGACCAAGATCAGGGCCCAGTTTAA
- the LOC126665595 gene encoding lysine histidine transporter-like 8, translated as MEERPETELISIPATPRASTPEILTPSGQRSPRPPSKEAKSSNAWTPTSFISPRFLSPIGTPMKRVLINMKGYLEEMGHLTKLNPQDAWLPITESRNGNAHYAAFHNLNAGVGFQALVLPVAFAFLGWSWGILSLTIAYCWQLYTLWILVQLHEAVPGKRYNRYVELAQAAFGERLGVWLALFPTVYLSAGTATALILIGGETMKLFFQIVCGPLCTSNPLTTVEWYLVFTSLCIVLSQLPNLNSIAGLSLIGAITAITYSTMVWVLSVSQQRPPSISYQPLSLPSFNASVFSALNALGIVAFTFRGHNLVLEIQATMPSTFKHPAHVPMWKGAKVSYFFIAMCLFPIAIGGFWAYGNLMPTGGILNALYGFHSHDIPRGLLAMTFLLVVFNCLSSFQIYSMPVFDSFEAGYTSRTNRPCSIWVRSGFRVFYGFISFFIGVALPFLSSLAGLLGGLTLPVTFAYPCFMWVLIKKPCRYSFNWYFNWILGWLGIAFSLAFSIGGVWSMVNSGLTLKFFKPPN; from the exons ATGGAGGAAAGGCCAGAGACGGAGCTAATATCTATTCCGGCGACTCCACGTGCTTCCACGCCGGAGATTCTAACTCCCTCAGGTCAAAGATCGCCCAGACCGCCTTCTAAGGAAGCAAAATCGTCGAACGCATGGACTCCGACGTCGTTTATATCCCCGAGGTTTCTGAGTCCTATTGGGACGCCGATGAAGAGGGTATTGATTAACATGAAAGGGTATTTGGAGGAGATGGGTCATTTAACGAAGCTTAACCCACAAGATGCTTGGCTTCCTATTACCGAGTCTCGTAATGGAAATGCTCATTACGCTGCGTTTCATAATCTTAATGCTGGTGTAGGGTTTCAAGCCCTTGTTCTTCCTGTTGCCTTTGCTTTCCTTGGCTg GAGTTGGGGCATATTGTCCTTGACCATAGCCTATTGCTGGCAACTTTATACTCTATGGATTCTTGTTCAGTTGCATGAAGCAGTTCCTGGAAAAAGATATAACAGATATGTGGAGCTTGCACAAGCTGCATTTG GGGAAAGATTAGGCGTTTGGCTTGCTCTGTTTCCAACTGTTTATTTGTCAGCTGGAACTGCAACAGCTTTAATACTGATAGGAGGAGAAACCATGAAACTCTTCTTCCAGATAGTTTGTGGGCCTCTTTGTACATCGAATCCCCTAACGACCGTAGAATGGTACCTGGTATTCACCTCTCTATGCATTGTTCTATCGCAGCTTCCGAACCTTAATTCCATTGCGGGACTCTCGCTTATCGGTGCTATAACAGCAATAACTTATTCCACTATGGTGTGGGTGCTCTCTGTTAGTCAACAAAGGCCACCTTCAATCTCGTATCAACCTCTTTCCTTGCCTTCGTTTAACGCTTCCGTCTTTTCAGCTCTCAATGCGCTCGGCATTGTAGCCTTCACTTTCCGAGGCCATAATCTAGTGCTCGAGATTCAG GCAACAATGCCATCGACGTTTAAGCACCCGGCTCATGTACCTATGTGGAAAGGAGCCAAAGTTTCGTACTTCTTCATTGCCATGTGCTTGTTCCCTATCGCCATAGGAGGCTTTTGGGCTTATGGAAATCTT ATGCCTACAGGAGGAATTCTAAACGCTTTATACGGTTTCCACAGCCACGATATCCCTCGAGGACTTCTCGCAATGACATTTCTTCTAGTAGTGTTCAATTGCTTGAGCAGTTTCCAGATATATTCAATGCCTGTATTTGATAGCTTTGAAGCCGGTTACACAAGCCGAACCAACCGGCCATGCTCAATCTGGGTTCGGTCAGGATTTCGAGTGTTCTACGGATTTATATCATTCTTCATAGGCGTTGCACTTCCGTTCTTATCGAGTCTTGCTGGTTTATTGGGCGGACTGACCCTTCCGGTCACATTTGCTTATCCTTGCTTCATGTGGGTGCTCATTAAAAAACCTTGCAGGTACAGCTTCAATTGGTATTTCAACTGGATTTTGGGTTGGTTAGGTATTGCATTTAGCCTAGCCTTTTCCATTGGAGGTGTGTGGAGTATGGTGAACAGTGGACTTACGTTGAAATTCTTCAAGCCACCCAATTAG